One genomic segment of Tursiops truncatus isolate mTurTru1 chromosome 11, mTurTru1.mat.Y, whole genome shotgun sequence includes these proteins:
- the ATF4 gene encoding cyclic AMP-dependent transcription factor ATF-4, translated as MAEKSFLSSEVLVVDFMSPFDQSGLGAEESLGLLDDYLEVAKHFKPHGFSGDKAKAGFSEWLAMDGLVSASDNGKEDAFSGTDWMVEKMDLKEFDFNALLGIDDLETMPDELLASLDDTCDLFDPLLQEATKEPPQLVNPIGHLPESLPTTDQGAPFTFLQPLPLSPGALFSTPDHSFTLELCSEVMSEEDRKPDSTAYLMLVPPCVKEEDAPSDNDSGICMSPDSYLGSPQHSPPTSRGSPNRSLLSPGAPGGSARPKPYDPPGEKMIAAKVKGEKLDKKLKKMEQNKTAATRYRQKKRAEQEALTGECKELEKKNEALKEKADSLAKEIQYLKDLIEEVRKARGKKRTP; from the exons ATGGCCGAGAAGAGCTTCCTGAGCAGCGAGGTGTTGGTGGTGGACTTCATGTCCCCCTTCGACCAGTCGGGTTTGGGGGCTGAAGAGAGCCTGGGTCTCCTAGATGACTACCTGGAGGTGGCCAAGCACTTCAAACCTCATGGGTTCTCTGGCGACAAGGCTAAGGCGGGCTTCTCCGAATGGCTGGCTATGGATGGGTTGGTCAGTGCCTCAGATAACGGCAAGG aGGATGCGTTCTCTGGGACAGATTGGATGGTGGAGAAAATGGATCTGAAGGAGTTTGATTTTAATGCTCTGTTGGGTATAGATGATCTGGAAACCATGCCAGATGAGCTTTTGGCCTCGTTGGATGACACGTGTGATCTCTTTGACCCCCTACTCCAGGAGGCTACTAAGGAGCCCCCCCAGCTTGTGAACCCAATAGGCCATCTTCCAGAAAGTTTGCCAACAACTGACCAGGGTGCCCCTTTCACTTTCTTGcagcctcttcccctctccccaggggCCCTGTTCTCCACTCCAGATCATTCTTTTACTTTAGAGCTATGCAGTGAAGTGATGTCTGAAGAAGATAGGAAGCCAGACTCCACTGCTTACCTTATGCTGGTCCCTCCGTGCGTAAAGGAAGAGGATGCCCCCTCAGATAATGATAGTGGCATCTGTATGAGCCCTGACTCCTATCTGGGCTCTCCCCAGCATAGCCCCCCTACCTCCAGGGGTTCTCCAAATAGAAGCCTGCTATCTCCAGGTGCCCCTGGTGGCTCTGCCCGCCCCAAGCCCTATGACCCTCCTGGAGAGAAGATGATAGCAGCGAAAGTAAAGGGTGAGAAACTAgataagaaactgaagaaaatggaGCAGAACAAGACAGCAGCCACTAGGTACCGCCAGAAGAAGAGGGCAGAGCAGGAGGCCCTCACTGGTGAATGTAAAGAGCTAGAAAAGAAGAATGAGGCTCTGAAAGAGAAGGCAGATTCCTTGGCCAAGGAGATCCAGTATCTGAAAGATTTAATAGAAGAGGTCCGCAAGGCAAGGGGGAAGAAGAGGACCCCCTAG
- the MIEF1 gene encoding mitochondrial dynamics protein MIEF1 isoform X2, whose amino-acid sequence MAGAGERKSKKDDNGIGTAIDFVLSNARLVLGVGGAAMLGIATLAVKRMYDRAISAPTSPTRLSHSGKRSWEEPNWMGSPRLLNKDMKTGLSRSLQALPTGSSAFDTDTFCPPRPKPLARKGQVDLKKSRLRMSLQEKLLTYYRNRAAIPAGEQARAKQAAVDICAELRSFLRAKLPDMPLRDMYLSGSLYDDLQVVTADHIQLIVPLVLEQNLWSCIPGEDTIMNVPGFFLVRRENPEYFPRGSSYWDRCVVGGYLSPKTVADTFEKVVAGSINWPAIGSLLDYVIRPAPPPEALTLEVQYERDRHLVIDFLPSVTLGDTVLVAKPHRLAQYDNLWRLSLRPAETARLRALDQADSGCRSLCLKILKAVCKSTPALGHLTASQLTNVILHVAQEEADWSPDVLADRFLQALRGLISYLEAGVLPSALNPKDKAFKDTVLVLEVQLDRRLNVSDHVSPTSGPAFLGCCLRGRTGPAASPPLPSVCHRNVMGVFAELSRHLQRPEGRHICTDLFPLSCLSPSTWETGAT is encoded by the exons ATGGCAGGCGCTGGTGAGCGCAAAAGCAAGAAGGATGATAATGGCATCGGGACGGCCATTGATTTTGTGCTCTCCAATGCCCGGCtggtgctgggggtgggtggagcaGCCATGCTGGGCATTGCTACACTGGCGGTTAAGCGG ATGTATGATAGGGCAATCAGTGCCCCTACCAGCCCCACCCGCCTGAGCCATTCAGGGAAAAGGAGCTGGGAAGAACCAAACTGGATGGGCTCCCCCCGATTGCTCAACAAGGACATGAAGACAGGCCTGAGCAGGTCCCTACAGGCCCTTCCCACAGGCTCCTCGGCCTTTGACACAG ATACATTCTGCCCGCCCCGGCCCAAGCCATTGGCCAGGAAGGGCCAGGTAGACTTGAAGAAGTCACGACTCCGCATGTCCCTGCAGGAGAAACTTCTTACTTACTACCGGAACCGGGCGGCCATCCCTGCTGGCGAGCAGGCTCGGGCCAAGCAAGCTGCCGTGGACATATGTGCCGAGCTCCGGAGCTTCCTGCGGGCCAAGTTGCCTGACATGCCACTTCGGGACATGTACCTGAGTGGCAGCCTCTATGATGACCTGCAG GTGGTGACAGCCGACCACATCCAACTCATCGTGCCCCTTGTGCTGGAGCAGAACCTGTGGTCGTGTATCCCCGGAGAGGACACCATCATGAACGTCCCCGGCTTCTTCCTGGTTCGCCGGGAGAACCCAGAGTACTTTCCTCGTGGTAGTAGTTACTGGGACCGCTGTGTAGTAGGGGGCTACCTCTCTCCAAAGACAGTGGCAGACACGTTCGAAAAGGTGGTGGCTGGCTCCATCAACTGGCCGGCCATCGGGTCCCTCTTGGACTATGTGATTCGACCGGCCCCACCCCCGGAGGCTCTGACTCTGGAAGTGCAGTATGAGCGCGACAGGCATCTCGTCATTGACTTCCTGCCGTCGGTGACCCTTGGTGACACTGTCTTGGTGGCCAAACCACACCGGCTAGCCCAGTATGACAACCtgtggcggctgagcctgcgtccTGCCGAGACGGCGCGCTTGCGGGCTCTGGACCAGGCCGACTCTGGCTGCCGCTCTCTGTGCCTCAAGATCCTCAAGGCCGTGTGCAAGTCCACCCCGGCCCTGGGTCACCTCACTGCCAGCCAGCTCACCAACGTCATCCTCCACGTGGCCCAGGAGGAGGCTGACTGGTCTCCCGACGTGCTGGCTGACCGATTCCTGCAGGCCTTGCGGGGACTCATCAGCTACTTGGAGGCCGGAGTTCTGCCCAGTGCCCTAAACCCCAAG GACAAGGCCTTCAAGGACACAGTCTTAGTGCTAGAGGTTCAGCTAGACAGGCGGCTGAACGTCAGTGACCATGTTTCTCCCACGTCAGGCCCTGCCTTTCTAGGATGTTGCCTTAGAGGAAGAACGGGCCCAGCAGCCAGCCCTCCGCTCCCCAGTGTCTGTCACAGGAACGTGATGGGGGTGTTTGCTGAGCTCTCCAGGCACCTCCAGAGGCCAGAGGGCAGGCACATATGCACAGACCTCTTCCCCCTGTCCTGTCTCTCACCCAGCACCTGGGAAACCGGTGCTACCTAG
- the MIEF1 gene encoding mitochondrial dynamics protein MIEF1 isoform X1, translated as MAGAGERKSKKDDNGIGTAIDFVLSNARLVLGVGGAAMLGIATLAVKRMYDRAISAPTSPTRLSHSGKRSWEEPNWMGSPRLLNKDMKTGLSRSLQALPTGSSAFDTDTFCPPRPKPLARKGQVDLKKSRLRMSLQEKLLTYYRNRAAIPAGEQARAKQAAVDICAELRSFLRAKLPDMPLRDMYLSGSLYDDLQVVTADHIQLIVPLVLEQNLWSCIPGEDTIMNVPGFFLVRRENPEYFPRGSSYWDRCVVGGYLSPKTVADTFEKVVAGSINWPAIGSLLDYVIRPAPPPEALTLEVQYERDRHLVIDFLPSVTLGDTVLVAKPHRLAQYDNLWRLSLRPAETARLRALDQADSGCRSLCLKILKAVCKSTPALGHLTASQLTNVILHVAQEEADWSPDVLADRFLQALRGLISYLEAGVLPSALNPKVNLFAELTPEEIDELGYTLYCSLSEPEVLLQT; from the exons ATGGCAGGCGCTGGTGAGCGCAAAAGCAAGAAGGATGATAATGGCATCGGGACGGCCATTGATTTTGTGCTCTCCAATGCCCGGCtggtgctgggggtgggtggagcaGCCATGCTGGGCATTGCTACACTGGCGGTTAAGCGG ATGTATGATAGGGCAATCAGTGCCCCTACCAGCCCCACCCGCCTGAGCCATTCAGGGAAAAGGAGCTGGGAAGAACCAAACTGGATGGGCTCCCCCCGATTGCTCAACAAGGACATGAAGACAGGCCTGAGCAGGTCCCTACAGGCCCTTCCCACAGGCTCCTCGGCCTTTGACACAG ATACATTCTGCCCGCCCCGGCCCAAGCCATTGGCCAGGAAGGGCCAGGTAGACTTGAAGAAGTCACGACTCCGCATGTCCCTGCAGGAGAAACTTCTTACTTACTACCGGAACCGGGCGGCCATCCCTGCTGGCGAGCAGGCTCGGGCCAAGCAAGCTGCCGTGGACATATGTGCCGAGCTCCGGAGCTTCCTGCGGGCCAAGTTGCCTGACATGCCACTTCGGGACATGTACCTGAGTGGCAGCCTCTATGATGACCTGCAG GTGGTGACAGCCGACCACATCCAACTCATCGTGCCCCTTGTGCTGGAGCAGAACCTGTGGTCGTGTATCCCCGGAGAGGACACCATCATGAACGTCCCCGGCTTCTTCCTGGTTCGCCGGGAGAACCCAGAGTACTTTCCTCGTGGTAGTAGTTACTGGGACCGCTGTGTAGTAGGGGGCTACCTCTCTCCAAAGACAGTGGCAGACACGTTCGAAAAGGTGGTGGCTGGCTCCATCAACTGGCCGGCCATCGGGTCCCTCTTGGACTATGTGATTCGACCGGCCCCACCCCCGGAGGCTCTGACTCTGGAAGTGCAGTATGAGCGCGACAGGCATCTCGTCATTGACTTCCTGCCGTCGGTGACCCTTGGTGACACTGTCTTGGTGGCCAAACCACACCGGCTAGCCCAGTATGACAACCtgtggcggctgagcctgcgtccTGCCGAGACGGCGCGCTTGCGGGCTCTGGACCAGGCCGACTCTGGCTGCCGCTCTCTGTGCCTCAAGATCCTCAAGGCCGTGTGCAAGTCCACCCCGGCCCTGGGTCACCTCACTGCCAGCCAGCTCACCAACGTCATCCTCCACGTGGCCCAGGAGGAGGCTGACTGGTCTCCCGACGTGCTGGCTGACCGATTCCTGCAGGCCTTGCGGGGACTCATCAGCTACTTGGAGGCCGGAGTTCTGCCCAGTGCCCTAAACCCCAAGGTGAACTTATTTGCAGAGCTTACCCCTGAGGAAATAGACGAATTGGGATACACTCTCTATTGCTCACTGTCTGAGCCAGAGGTGCTGCTGCAGACGTAG
- the MIURF gene encoding mitochondrial ribosome and complex I assembly factor AltMIEF1 has translation MAPWSREAVLSLYRALLRQGRELRYTDRDFYFASIRREFRKNQKLEDPEARERQLEKGLVFLHSKLGGII, from the coding sequence ATGGCCCCATGGAGCCGAGAGGCGGTGCTGAGTCTCTACCGGGCTCTGCTGCGCCAAGGCCGAGAGCTTCGCTACACTGACCGAGACTTCTACTTTGCCTCCATCCGCCGTGAGTTCCGGAAAAATCAGAAGCTAGAGGATCCTGAGGCCCGGGAGAGGCAGCTGGAAAAGGGCCTGGTATTCCTCCACAGCAAACTGGGAGGGATTATTTAG